The Vibrio aerogenes nucleotide sequence AATACATTGCTTGTCATTTAATAAACTCCAGCTCTTTATTGATGTTTAAATTTAATAATATTACGTCGTTGCTTTTTGTCCGGACGCTTATCAGGACTTGGATTATGGGCATTCATTTTTCTTTGCTGGCTATTGAATTCTCTTTTTTCAATACTCTCAGCGGTTTCAGTATATAGTGTTTGCGCTTCCTGCGCGCCTTTCCGTTGCGCTGATATTTTTTCAATCACCACTGTTTTTTCTTCATATCCCTGTCGTAATGTGATGATGGCACCAATCTCAATTATTTTACTGGGTTTGGTACGTTGTCCGTTATAATGGACTTTTCCGCCATCAATCATAGAACGAGAAATGGAACGGGTTTTATAGAATCTTGCTGCCCATAACCATTTATCTAATCTAACTGGTTCATTTAGGGAACTCATAGAAGATATTCTCCTCTAAGTAATTTGGTAGAAACATATTATTAATACTATAAATGGTGATTTTCAGCGCTATTTTCAAGAAAAAGTATAAAATCGCGCATAAAGCACTGGATCACGATCTTGGTATGATATATTAATCATTGTTTCATAAGATGCGAGTATAAGGTATCCCTTGATTTGCAACGGAAAGCTAGGAAAAGGTAACAAAATTGCAGCAATTTGATCTCAAAATTAAACATTCAGCAACAACTGTATTTTCATCCTTGTGCCGTTCTGTTTTGAATCATCAAAATTTATTGAGTACTGGTTTAACAGTCGTTCTGTGGGCTATTTTTGCATGGTTTCTGGGAAAAGCAGTGTGGATGCCTTTTCATAGTGACCCTAGCCATGCTCCAGTCTGGAAACCCACAGCAGCAGAACATGCGGGATCAAAGAAAGTCTTTGATAGCCGTTTTGTCAAACAACAAAATTTATTTGGTACATTCAACCGAAGTACAAAGCCCGGACAAAGTACAGTGATGGTGAATGCGCCCAAAACAAAATTAAACTTAAAGCTTGTTGGTGTGGTCGTCAGTGATGAAACTCATGGTAATCTTGCAATTATTGCGTTGAGAGGCGAGCAGGACACATATGGCCTGGATGAGCAGATTAAGGGAACCCGAGCATCGCTGAAAGCAGTATTAGCGGATCGGGTTATTATCAATAACTCAGGCAGAGATGAAACGCTCATGCTTGAAAATATTGATCCAAAACTCTATGAACAAATGGGACCGATAAAGAAAAAACCTCAGGCGCCAGCCAGATTGACAGAACGTGCCCGTCATACATCTGATAAAAAGCTTGCACAAATCAAACAAGAACTTTCAAATAACCCTCAAAATCTTTTTCAGTATGTACGTTTATCTCAGATTAAAAGAAATAATGCAGTGATTGGTTACCGGTTAAGTCCCGGACGATCACCGGAGCTTTTCAAATCTGTCGGATTAAAACGTGGGGATATCGCTGTAAAACTTAATGATGTTGATCTGACGGACAAGAATGCAATGGTAAAAATTAGCTCTGAGTTATCGGATTTATCAGAAATGAAAATTACAGTTGAGAGAGACGGTCAACCTCATGACATTTATATTCAATTTTAACAGCAACGTCGCTAAGGATTAGGGAGTTTAGACGTGAAGCATTGGCTAAAAAAGAGTACGTGGTTGTTGCTGGGAAGTGTAATTATTTCTCCAATGACCTTAGCGAATGAATATAGTATTAATTTTAAAGGCACTGATATTCAGGAATTCATCAATATCGTTGGTCGGAATCTTCATAAAACAATCATTGTTGATCCTGTCGTTCGTGGGAAAATTGATGTTCGCAGTTACGATACACTCAGTGATGAGCAGTATTATGGTTTCTTCTTAAATGTATTACAGGTCTATGGCTTTGCAGTTGTAGAAATGGATAACGGGGTGCTGAAAGTTATTAAAGCGAAAGACGCTAAAACATCAGCAATCCCCGTTTTGGATGAATCTGAAACAACCAGCGCTGACAGCGTCATTACGCGGGTTGTATCGGTTCACAATGTGTCGGTTAAAGAGCTTTCTCCACTGCTGAGACAGTTGGTAAATAATGCTGGCTCCGGAAATGTGGTGCATTATGATCCAGCTAATATCATCTTATTAACGGGCCGTTCAGCAGTCGTTGACCGATTGGCAAAAATTATTGAACGTGTTGACCGCGCTGGTAATACCGATATAGCGGTCGTGACGCTGGAAAATGCATCTGCTCCGGAAGTTGTCAGAATTGTTGAGGCTTTGAGTAAAGACCAAAACTCAAAAAGAATGCCTGAGTTTTTGAAGCCAAAGCTGGTTGCAGATGAAAGAACCAATTCTATCTTAATTTCAGGTGATCCCAAGATCCGTGCCCGGATCTCACGTCTGATCAGAAATCTTGATGTGGAGATGGCAACAAAGAGCAATCATCGGGTTGTTTATCTGAAGTATGCAAAAGCTGAAGATTTAGTTGATGTTCTGAAAGGTGTCTCCGATAACATTCAGGCCGAAAAGCAGGGTGAAGGAAAATCAACAAAGTCCTCAAAAAGGACGGATGTTGTCATTGCTGCGCACAAAGAGACTAACTCTCTGATTATCAGCGCACCAAAAGATATCATGAACTCTTTGCTCGATGTGGTTTCCCAACTTGATATTCGTCGTGCTCAGGTCCTGATTGAAGCACTGATTGTTGAAATGGCTGAAGGTGACGGGATTAACCTGGGTATCCAGTGGGGCTCTATCGAGAGTGGCTCTGCAATTCAGTTTAGTAATACCGGGGCTTCTATCGGGAATGTCATGGTTGGTCTTGAAGAGGCTAAAGATCAGGAAAGTACGGAATATTACACAGACAATAACGGAAACCGTCGTCCTTATACAACGTCTGAATCGGGAGATTATTCAAGTCTTGCCAGTGCACTGAGTGGTGTTGAAGGTGCCGCGGTTAGTATCGTCATGGGCGACTGGACAGCTTTACTGAGTGCTGTGTCGACTGATTCCAGCTCGAATATTCTATCTTCTCCAAGTATTACGGTGATGGATAATGGGGAAGCATCGTTTGTCGTCGGTGAAGAAGTCCCTGTTTTAACCGGTTCGACTTCAAGCTCCAGTAACTCGAATCCCTTCCAGACCGTTGATCGTAAGGAAGTTGGTATTAAGCTGAAAGTGAAGCCTCAGATTAATGAGGGTGATTCTGTCCTGCTGAATATCGATCAGGAAGTCTCTAACGTTCTTGCCGCTGGTGGTGCTGTTGACGTGCGTTTTGCTAAGCGCCAGCTTAATACTTCAGTCATGGTGAAAGATGGCCAAATGCTGGTGCTGGGTGGTTTGATTGATGAAAGAACTCAGGAAAGTGAATCAAAAGTACCTTTCCTTGGTGACATTCCTCTGCTTGGATACTTGTTCCGCTCGACCAGTACTAAGGTTGAGAAGAAGAACCTGATGGTATTTATCAAGCCAACGATTATCCGTAACGGCGTAACAGCGGATGGTGTGACTCAGAGAAAATATAATTACATCCGGGCTGAACAACTGTTGAAAGCAGAAGAAGGGCTGAAGTTGATGGACAATAAAGATGTACCTGTCTTACCAACTTATGAATCTCAACGTCGTTATCCGGCTGAAATCCAGTCATTCCTTGAACAAGTCAGTTCTAAACAGGAGTAATTGTGCAGCGCTTACCTTTTAGTTTTGCTAATCGTTTTCAGCTGGTGTTTGAAGATTCTCCTGACACGGGGTCATCATTTATGTATTACGTTGACCCAGTATCACTTGAAGCATTAGCTGAAGCGAAGCGGGCTCTAAAAACCCCGTTTACACTGATACCGCTTTCAGTTGATGACTTTGAAACCAAACTCACCGCTGTGTATCAGAGAGATTCTTCTGAAACACGGCAGTTGATGGAGGATCTGGGAGCGGATAGTGATGATTTCTTTGCGCTGGCTGAGGAATTACCGGCAAATCAAGATCTTTTAGATTCTGACGATGATGCCCCAATCATTAAATTGATTAATGCGATGTTGAGTGAAGCGATTAAGGAAGAAGCTTCAGATATACACATCGAAACATTTGAAGCGTCTCTTTCGATCCGTTTTCGTGTGGATGGGATGCTGCGTGAAGTTCTTTCACCCAGCAGAAAACTGGCGCCTTTGTTGGTTTCCCGTGTGAAAGTTATGGCGAAACTCGACATTGCTGAAAAACGGGTACCACAAGATGGGCGTATTTCCCTGCGTATTGGTGGCCGGGCTGTTGATGTCCGGGTTTCGACTATGCCATCTTCTCACGGTGAACGGGTGGTTCTGCGTATTCTTGATAAGAATGCGACCCGGCTGAATTTACAAGACCTGGGGATGACTGAGCAGATTTATATTCAGTTCCGGGAATTGATTCAGCGCCCGCATGGTATTCTCTTAGTCACTGGACCAACGGGCTCCGGTAAATCAACAACACTTTATGCGGGGTTACAGGAACTGGATCGCACAGAGAAAAATATTCTTACCGTTGAAGACCCGATTGAATTTGATATTGATGGGATAGGCCAAACTCAGGTCAATGCAAAAGTTGATATGACGTTTGCCAGAGGGTTACGTGCGATTTTACGTCAGGATCCGGATGTGGTCATGGTCGGTGAGATTCGTGACCTTGAAACCGCTCAGATTGCTGTTCAGGCATCGTTGACAGGGCACCTTGTGATGTCGACATTGCATACCAATACAGCGATTGGTGCGGTGACCCGTATCAGGGATATGGGGATTGAGTCTTTCCTTATTTCTTCATCCTTAGTCGGAGTTTTGGCTCAGCGTCTGGTGCGGACTTTGTGCTCTGACTGTAAAAAACCGTTTGAAGCGACCGCTGATCAGAAAAAGTTATTTGGCCTGGGCGCTGATGACAGCTTGACTCTGTATGCGCCTGATGGTTGTGAAAAATGTCATCACAAAGGATATCGTGGGCGAACCGGGATTCATGAATTGCTGGTTGTTGATGAAAAAGTAAAAGCTTTGATTCATACCGAAGCGGGTGAACAAGCGATTGAAGATTTTATCAGGAAAAATTATCCAAGTATTCGTAGCGATGGTTTGGATAAAGCCAGAGCCGGTGTCACAACACTTGAAGAAGTGATCCGTGTGACAGAGGAGGGCTGATGGCTGTATTTGAATATCAGGCACTGGATCAGAAAGGTAAACGAAAAAAAGGTGTACTGGAAGGAGATAGTGCCCGTCATATCCGGCAGAAAATTAAAGAGCAGGGAATGACGCCTATTGAAGTCACGCAGACGCAATCCCAGCGGAGTGATACTTCTGGATCCCAAAAAATGTCCTGGAAGCGAGGGATCAGCTCCAGCGATCTGGCACTGCTGACCCGGCAATTATCTACTTTGATTCAGTCTGGTATGCCTCTGGAGTCCTGCCTCCAGGCGGTCATTGAGCAAACTGAAAAACCGAATATCCGGACGGTATTGACCAGTGTCAGAGCTAAAGTGACGGAAGGCTTTTCTCTTGCGGATAGTCTGGCTGAATATCCTCATATATTTGATAGTTTATTCCGTTCTATGGTGTCTGCGGGTGAGAAATCAGGACATCTGGATCTGGTTTTATCCCGTCTTGCGACCTATACCGATCACCGTCAAAAAATGCGTTCGAAGCTGTTACAGGCTTTGATATATCCGATTGTGTTGGTTTTTTTTGCAATCGCTATCGTTTCTTTTTTGCTTACTGCTGTTGTTCCGAAAATTGTGGGGCAGTTTGTACAAATGGGGCAGAAACTTCCTGCATCGACTCAGTTTTTGCTGGATTCCAGCGATTTTATCAAGTCATGGGGATGGTTAGTTGTTGTCCTGATTATCTGTAGCTGGTTCGTTTTCCGGGCCGCGCTGAAAAAACCGCATATACGTTTGGCATTTGATCGCAAACTTCTCTCAGTGCCTATGATAGGTAAAATTATCCGTGGATTGAATACTTCCCGGTTTGCCCGAACCTTAGCGATTTGTTCTTCCAGTAGTATTCCTATTCTTGATGCAATGATGGTTGCTCAGGATGTTGTGAGTAACTCTTACATCAGAGAAAAAGTAAAGGAATCAGCTGAATCTGTCAGAGAGGGTGCCAGTATCCGGAGCTCTTTACAGCAAACAAAACTATTCCCGCCAATGATGTTGCATATGATTGCCAGTGGTGAGCAGAGTGGTGAGTTGGAAACGATGTTGATTGGGGCGGCAGACAATCAGGATGAGCAGTTTGAGGCAACAGTCAATATTGCTTTGGGGTTGTTTACACCGATGTTGATAGCTTTGATGGCCGGGCTTGTCCTGTTTATTGTGATGGCGACATTAATGCCGATTCTGGAAATGAATAATTTGATGACGCGTTAAAGCGGGTCAATTGAGCATACTTCTGTACGTGAATATAAAAAAGTTGGAGTGGGAATGAAAACAAGAAAACAGACTGCCGGTTTTACATTACTGGAAGTGATGGTCGTTGTAGTAATTTTGGGGATTCTGGCGACATTTGTTGTGCCTAACCTGTTAGGAAACAAAGAAAAGGCAGACCAGAAAAAAGCGATTGCGGATATCGTATCGATCGAAAATGCACTGGATATGTACAAGCTCGATAACAGTGTCTATCCGACAACTGATCAGGGATTAGAAGCATTGGTGACCAAGCCGTCTAATCCTGATCCAAGAAATTATCGTGATGGCGGGTATATTAAACGTTTGCCAAATGACCCTTGGGGTAATGCTTATCAGTATCTGAGTCCTGGTGATAAAGGAAAGATTGATGTCTTTACTCTGGGTGCTGATGGACAAGAAGGCGGTGAAGGAGCGAATGCCGATATCGGTAACTGGAATGTACTTGACTTCCAGTAATATGTCAGCCTGAAGTGAGCCGGAACCATGAAGCATAAGCAAGGTTTTACATTACTTGAGATTTTACTGGTGTTATTGGTTCTGTCTCTTAGCGCAATGGCTGTGGTGATGACATTACCGGACAATTCTCAGGAAACTGCAAAAAAAAATGCAGAGCGTTTGTACCAGAGAATGCAGTTGTTAAGTGAAGAAGCTATTTTCAGTGGCAGAAATTTCGGCGTCTATGTGGATGAAGCCAAACATGAGATTGACTTTCTTATGTTAACGAACGAGGGGTGGCAGCCTCTGCAATCATCAGATATTAACAAAGTGGTCTCGGTTGAGGATGATGTTGGGTTTCGTTTTGAACTGGGTGGGGAAGTCTGGAATAACGCCGATCGTCTTTTTAAACCCGGTTCACTCTTTGAAGAGATGGACTTTGGTGAAGAAGATGAAGAAAAAAAGGTCTATACGCCTCAGGTGATTATGTTTACCAGTGGTGAGATGACGGCATTTTCTCTTCATTTTTGGGCATCATCAACCCCGGATCAATACTGGACGGTGACATCTTCATCTGATGGCGTTCTGCGGATTAAATCCCCGGAAGAGAGTCGCAATGAAGCAAAATAAAGGGATGACATTGCTGGAAGTATTGGTGGCTTTGGCAATTTTTGCAACGGCATCAATGAGTGTGATCAGAGCGGTCAGCCAGCATGTGAATACTATTCAGACGCTTGAAGAGAAAGCCTTTGCTTCTATGGTCGCTGATAATCAGCTGGCAAAAGTAATGCTTGCTCCCGGAACGCTTTCTAATCGGGAAGGTAAAGATGAAATGGCCGGCCGGACCTGGTTTTGGAAGATTTCAGTGATCAAAACAGAGTCGCCTGAATTAAAGGCCTTTGATGTGAGTGTCGCGCTGAAAAAATCCGGATCATCCATCGTAACAGTCAGAAGTTATATAAAGAATGAGCAGAATTATTAGACAGAAAAATAAAGGTTTTACCCTGCTCGAAGTATTAATTGCTTTGGCTATCCTTGCCAGTTTGTCGGTTGCTGCGTATCAGGTTTTGAATCAGGTACAAACAAGTAGCATTGTCACCCATGAAAAGGAACAGCGTCTGGCTGAAATACAAAGAACACTGGCTATCATGGATAATGATTTCAGGCAAATGGCGCTTCGTAAGTTCAGAACGGATGGCGAAAAGCCAGGTAAATTACTTTTGGTTGCGAAAGATAATTTAATGTCATCGGATTCACAGGGCATCATGTTTACCCGATATGGATGGCTGAATCCTCAAATGCAATTTCCAAGAGGAGAAGTGACAAAGGTTGGATACAGAGTCATCGATGAGCAATTACAGCGTATTTGGTGGCGTTATCCTGATACACCTGTTGGCGATTCAGGAAATGTGATGAAGCTATTAACGCAGGTTGAATCAATGACATTTCGTTATTACTACAAAAAGAAGTGGGTGGATACCTGGGATAATGGTGCGGCTTTGCCTAATGCTGTTGGTGTGAAATTTAAATTAAAAGACTACGGTGAAATTGAGCGAATTTATTTAACGCCCGGTGCTGAGTTAGGTGCGTCAGATGATTAGAAGCAACTCATTCAGGAAAAATAAAGGGGTTGCACTGATTATTGTGCTGTTACTGCTGGCAATGATGGTTTCCATTGCGGCTGTTATGTCTGAACGCTTGTTTACGCAGTATAAAAGGGCAAGTCACCAGATTATGTATCAGCAAGCTTATTGGTATAGCATTGCTGTTGAGGCGTTGGCTGAATCAGCGATTGAAAATAGCTATCAGGATGATGATGACACGGTCAATATGAGTCAGCCCTGGGCTGTCAGAGGAAGAAAGTATCCACTTGATTATGGCACTGTTGAAGGGGATATTTTTGATATGCAGGCTTGTTTCAATCTGAATGTGTTAGAAAAAGCGAATATGCAGCCTGGAAGTTCTGAGCGGCCTTATTTACTGCAAGTGTTTCAGTATTTACTGGAATCGGCCTCAGTTGAAAATTATCAGGCGGAATTAATCGCCGATTCAACATACGAATATATTGATTCCAACCAGACGGTGAATACACAGAGTGGTGTTGAAGACAGCTATTATGAATCGATGTCTCCGGCGTATGTTGCACCTGATAGTTTACTGGCTGATGCTACTGAGTTGAGAGCGATTCAGGGGGTTTCTGGTCAGGCGATGGAGAAACTGCTTCCGCTGATCTGTGCGTTGCCGGAGACCACCTGGAAGCTCAACATCAATACAGTTTCTGAAAAACAGGCGAATTTGTTTGTTGCGCTTTTTCATCCATATTTAAGTAAGGCGTCGGCAGTTCAGTTAATTCAGAATCGTCCTTTCGCCGGCTGGAGCAGCCTTGATGATTTTTTAGCTGAGAGTGAATTATCTGCTGTCAGTGACAATGTACTTTCAAATGCAAAAAAATATCTGGGTATCGATAGTACCTATTTTGAATTAGATGCGCAGGTTTCTGTTGACGATGCCCGCGTGAGAATACGTAGTTTACTACATAGTGATGATAGAGAAAATGTGACGGTTATTCGCCGTCGCTTTGGAGGAGAGCGTGAGCGAATATCTGCTCGTTCGTCTGAGCAACCAGCCACTCAGTAAAGTTTATTGGTGGATTGGTTCAGACATACCAACATCTGTTGGAAAACAAGGAGAACTGAATTCCTGGGAGGAAGTCAGTGAACTTGCTGAAGAGGCTGGTCAGCGTCCGGTGATTGTTCTCCTTTCTGGTGCTGATGTTATTTTAAAAGAAGTTTCATTGCCTTCAGGTAAAACCCGTCAATTTGAAAAAATGTTACCCTATCTGGTAGAGGACGATTTAGCTCAGGATGCCGATGCATTACATTTTTCTGTACTGTCAAAGCAAGGTGAGCGAGTCTTCACTGCGGCTGTTGATTATGACTGGATGGAAAGTGTTCTGGCTCTTTTTTCTGAAGCCGGAATGATCGTCGATCGGGTGTTACCTGATATTCTTGCATTACCGATGCCTGAAAGTGGACAAAATGCAATGACAGCGCTGCAATTGGGTGACGAATGGTTGCTACGTCAGGGCGAATATCAGGGCATGTGCATAGAGCATGGATGGATGCCATTACTTTGTCAAAATCAGACCGTGTCTGATGAAGAAAGTGATGAAAGCGATGAACGGGTACCAGTCACTGTCACAACCTTTTCTCCCAAACCTGAGTCAGCAGACAACCAACAGCAGGTTTGGACTGAGAGTCTTGCGGATTCGGTTTTTTCATTATTGCTCAGGGGCGCATTGAATAGTCCGGTGAGCCTGATGACTGGCGCGTTTAAGAAGTCGTCTTCCTGGCTGAAATCCTGGAAGATTTGGCGTAAGAGTCTTCTGGCTTTGGCGGCATTGGTTGTATTAACCGTTGTTGCTCACTCACTGGAAATTAAACGGCTTGAGTCAGAAGCGCAGAGTTTAAGAGATCAAAGTGAACATGTCTTCCGGACTTTGTTCCCGGATCGCCGTAAGATTCCGACAGTGAGTTATCTGAAGCGTTTAATTAAGAATGAAGTGGCTCTTTTGTCTGGTGGAGATAATAACAGCTCTGCCATTTCTCTGTTTGAGGATTTATCAAAAACACTGAGCAAGGTAAAAGATCTACACCTTCAACGGATCCATTATGATGGTCAACAGGGAACCGTTCGTATTGATGTCACAGGCTCTAACTTCCAGAGTTTTGAAGCAGCACAGAAGGAGCTGTCAAAATACTTTGATGTTGAACAGGGCCCATTGAACAGAGCGAACAAGCAGGTTGCGGGCTTTTATACACTAAAAAGAAAATAGGCAATTAGTTATGAATCTATGGGTGAGCCGTTGTCAGAGTTGGTGGAAATCATTATCACTCAGAGAACAAAAGCTTGTATTAATTATCTCAATTTTTGCGGTCGTTGGTGCTGTTTATGCGGGTCTGATCCAGCCATTGCAGCAACAAAAGGCGATGGCTGTCAGTAAATTAAGTTCTGAGCAGAATCTTTATAACTGGGTGGTATCCGAAGCGAACAAAATTACCGGATTAAGAGGTCATGGTGGTTTTGTTTCTTCTGATAAACCACTGAACCAGTTAATTACGAATTCAACACGCCAGTTTGGAATCCGGTTGATCAGAATTCAGCCGATGTCGCAGACGCTTCAGGTTTGGATTGAACCTTTATCATTTAATCAGTTTATTGACTGGCTTACATTTTTGCAGGAAAAGTATGGTATCCAGGTCAATGTGATGGATATTGAGCGGGGTAAGCAGGAAGGAATGATCGAAGTGAAGCGATTACAATTGAAGCGGGGGTAGTGCGGTGAGCAGGAAGAAAGTCATTGCTTCTGTTATGGGTGTGTTTCTTATTTTTTGTATGAGTTTGGTTGTCCACCTTCCGGCAGCATTTGTCTTGAAATTTGTGCAACTCCCGCGGGGAGTTGAGCTCGCTTCGCCGCAAGGCACGATATGGCATGGGCATTTACAACAAATTCGTTGGCAGAGGCAATCTCTGGGAACATTTGACTGGCAAATACACCCTCTTGACTTATTTACAGGCCGGTTATTTGCCTCTGTCAAATTCGGTCGTCAGAGTGATTTGCACATTCAGGGAAGAGGCGGCGTAGGTGCCTCTTTTCAGGGGCGTCCTTTTTTAGAAGATTTTCATTTTTCTGTGCCCGCCCAAACGATCGCTGATCATGCACCGCTCCCTGTTCCGGCGACAGCTGAAGGGCTTGTGAATGTATCGATCAAAGCGTATGTATTCAGGGAGCCTTTCTGTGAGAAAGCGAATGTTGATTTTATCTGGGAGAATGCTCAGGTGTCACTGATGGCGCAATCTCTGCCTTTAGAGAAAGTATCTGCGGGTATGACATGTGAAAGTAACAAGATTACTGTGAAAGGAAAACAGAGATCACAGGTATTGATGAGTGAGTACTCTGTAACTATGGATGCGAATCGAAAATATCAGTTAAATGGTTGGTTGCAACCAGCTCCGGGATTTCCTGAATCTCTGGAAAAAATGTTGAAAATGGGACTCAGAGCTGATGGACAGGGGCGATATAATTTCAGGTTTG carries:
- the gspD gene encoding type II secretion system secretin GspD; amino-acid sequence: MKHWLKKSTWLLLGSVIISPMTLANEYSINFKGTDIQEFINIVGRNLHKTIIVDPVVRGKIDVRSYDTLSDEQYYGFFLNVLQVYGFAVVEMDNGVLKVIKAKDAKTSAIPVLDESETTSADSVITRVVSVHNVSVKELSPLLRQLVNNAGSGNVVHYDPANIILLTGRSAVVDRLAKIIERVDRAGNTDIAVVTLENASAPEVVRIVEALSKDQNSKRMPEFLKPKLVADERTNSILISGDPKIRARISRLIRNLDVEMATKSNHRVVYLKYAKAEDLVDVLKGVSDNIQAEKQGEGKSTKSSKRTDVVIAAHKETNSLIISAPKDIMNSLLDVVSQLDIRRAQVLIEALIVEMAEGDGINLGIQWGSIESGSAIQFSNTGASIGNVMVGLEEAKDQESTEYYTDNNGNRRPYTTSESGDYSSLASALSGVEGAAVSIVMGDWTALLSAVSTDSSSNILSSPSITVMDNGEASFVVGEEVPVLTGSTSSSSNSNPFQTVDRKEVGIKLKVKPQINEGDSVLLNIDQEVSNVLAAGGAVDVRFAKRQLNTSVMVKDGQMLVLGGLIDERTQESESKVPFLGDIPLLGYLFRSTSTKVEKKNLMVFIKPTIIRNGVTADGVTQRKYNYIRAEQLLKAEEGLKLMDNKDVPVLPTYESQRRYPAEIQSFLEQVSSKQE
- the gspJ gene encoding type II secretion system minor pseudopilin GspJ, which produces MSRIIRQKNKGFTLLEVLIALAILASLSVAAYQVLNQVQTSSIVTHEKEQRLAEIQRTLAIMDNDFRQMALRKFRTDGEKPGKLLLVAKDNLMSSDSQGIMFTRYGWLNPQMQFPRGEVTKVGYRVIDEQLQRIWWRYPDTPVGDSGNVMKLLTQVESMTFRYYYKKKWVDTWDNGAALPNAVGVKFKLKDYGEIERIYLTPGAELGASDD
- the gspC gene encoding type II secretion system protein GspC, which translates into the protein MNHQNLLSTGLTVVLWAIFAWFLGKAVWMPFHSDPSHAPVWKPTAAEHAGSKKVFDSRFVKQQNLFGTFNRSTKPGQSTVMVNAPKTKLNLKLVGVVVSDETHGNLAIIALRGEQDTYGLDEQIKGTRASLKAVLADRVIINNSGRDETLMLENIDPKLYEQMGPIKKKPQAPARLTERARHTSDKKLAQIKQELSNNPQNLFQYVRLSQIKRNNAVIGYRLSPGRSPELFKSVGLKRGDIAVKLNDVDLTDKNAMVKISSELSDLSEMKITVERDGQPHDIYIQF
- the gspF gene encoding type II secretion system inner membrane protein GspF; the encoded protein is MAVFEYQALDQKGKRKKGVLEGDSARHIRQKIKEQGMTPIEVTQTQSQRSDTSGSQKMSWKRGISSSDLALLTRQLSTLIQSGMPLESCLQAVIEQTEKPNIRTVLTSVRAKVTEGFSLADSLAEYPHIFDSLFRSMVSAGEKSGHLDLVLSRLATYTDHRQKMRSKLLQALIYPIVLVFFAIAIVSFLLTAVVPKIVGQFVQMGQKLPASTQFLLDSSDFIKSWGWLVVVLIICSWFVFRAALKKPHIRLAFDRKLLSVPMIGKIIRGLNTSRFARTLAICSSSSIPILDAMMVAQDVVSNSYIREKVKESAESVREGASIRSSLQQTKLFPPMMLHMIASGEQSGELETMLIGAADNQDEQFEATVNIALGLFTPMLIALMAGLVLFIVMATLMPILEMNNLMTR
- the gspE gene encoding type II secretion system ATPase GspE, giving the protein MVQRLPFSFANRFQLVFEDSPDTGSSFMYYVDPVSLEALAEAKRALKTPFTLIPLSVDDFETKLTAVYQRDSSETRQLMEDLGADSDDFFALAEELPANQDLLDSDDDAPIIKLINAMLSEAIKEEASDIHIETFEASLSIRFRVDGMLREVLSPSRKLAPLLVSRVKVMAKLDIAEKRVPQDGRISLRIGGRAVDVRVSTMPSSHGERVVLRILDKNATRLNLQDLGMTEQIYIQFRELIQRPHGILLVTGPTGSGKSTTLYAGLQELDRTEKNILTVEDPIEFDIDGIGQTQVNAKVDMTFARGLRAILRQDPDVVMVGEIRDLETAQIAVQASLTGHLVMSTLHTNTAIGAVTRIRDMGIESFLISSSLVGVLAQRLVRTLCSDCKKPFEATADQKKLFGLGADDSLTLYAPDGCEKCHHKGYRGRTGIHELLVVDEKVKALIHTEAGEQAIEDFIRKNYPSIRSDGLDKARAGVTTLEEVIRVTEEG
- the gspG gene encoding type II secretion system major pseudopilin GspG, producing MKTRKQTAGFTLLEVMVVVVILGILATFVVPNLLGNKEKADQKKAIADIVSIENALDMYKLDNSVYPTTDQGLEALVTKPSNPDPRNYRDGGYIKRLPNDPWGNAYQYLSPGDKGKIDVFTLGADGQEGGEGANADIGNWNVLDFQ
- the gspH gene encoding type II secretion system minor pseudopilin GspH yields the protein MKHKQGFTLLEILLVLLVLSLSAMAVVMTLPDNSQETAKKNAERLYQRMQLLSEEAIFSGRNFGVYVDEAKHEIDFLMLTNEGWQPLQSSDINKVVSVEDDVGFRFELGGEVWNNADRLFKPGSLFEEMDFGEEDEEKKVYTPQVIMFTSGEMTAFSLHFWASSTPDQYWTVTSSSDGVLRIKSPEESRNEAK
- the gspI gene encoding type II secretion system minor pseudopilin GspI, translating into MKQNKGMTLLEVLVALAIFATASMSVIRAVSQHVNTIQTLEEKAFASMVADNQLAKVMLAPGTLSNREGKDEMAGRTWFWKISVIKTESPELKAFDVSVALKKSGSSIVTVRSYIKNEQNY
- the hslR gene encoding ribosome-associated heat shock protein Hsp15, with the translated sequence MSSLNEPVRLDKWLWAARFYKTRSISRSMIDGGKVHYNGQRTKPSKIIEIGAIITLRQGYEEKTVVIEKISAQRKGAQEAQTLYTETAESIEKREFNSQQRKMNAHNPSPDKRPDKKQRRNIIKFKHQ
- the gspK gene encoding type II secretion system minor pseudopilin GspK, which translates into the protein MIRSNSFRKNKGVALIIVLLLLAMMVSIAAVMSERLFTQYKRASHQIMYQQAYWYSIAVEALAESAIENSYQDDDDTVNMSQPWAVRGRKYPLDYGTVEGDIFDMQACFNLNVLEKANMQPGSSERPYLLQVFQYLLESASVENYQAELIADSTYEYIDSNQTVNTQSGVEDSYYESMSPAYVAPDSLLADATELRAIQGVSGQAMEKLLPLICALPETTWKLNINTVSEKQANLFVALFHPYLSKASAVQLIQNRPFAGWSSLDDFLAESELSAVSDNVLSNAKKYLGIDSTYFELDAQVSVDDARVRIRSLLHSDDRENVTVIRRRFGGERERISARSSEQPATQ